GCTGACCGATAAACCGAAATTACTCACGGCCGGTGTACTCGACACCGCCAGCAGGCCGAACGACAACCAGGTTGTCAACGCCGCCAGCAGTGTTCCCAAGAGGCTGACGGCCGGGCCGCCGATCTGCTCGCGCATCAAGATCGCGTAGTCAACGCTGATGGCCGTGACCAGCAACAGGCCAAACAGGCTGAACAAGGTCAGCGGCTGGCCCAGCCAGCCGAGGCTGGCCAGGCTGCACAGCGCGGCCAGCAGGGGCAGGGCGACGATACGCAAGGCGCCGCCAAAACCGAAGGGCACAATCAGCAACAGCACGATCAGCACGCACGACAGCAACTTCAATTCGGCTGCGCTGATTTGCGTGTCGGCAAACACGCGGTTCAGGTCGCCCAGGCGATCGACCAGTTGCACGCCGGGCAAATCCAGCGCCTGCACCCGCAGCAACGCCGGGTTGTTCAAGCCTTGCAGGCTGACCATGGCCGCCACGCCGCCGTCGACCGGGCCGAGCCAGAGCGTGCGCCAGGGTTCGGCCAGCGGGCCTTGCAGGGCTGCGTCAATGTCTTGAGTGGGCAGCGCCTGCAACTGCGTGACTTCAGCCTGCAGGGCACTGACGGGTACGCCGAGGTCCAGCAGCGGTTGCCAGTGCTGCGCCAGAGTGTTCAGCGCATCGCGCAGTTGTTGCTGCTCCTCGGGCAGGTTCACCAGTTGACTGAGCGCCAGGTAACCCTGGAGCTTGTCCATGTTCACCAACTGATCCAGGCGTTTGCCCAAGGCGGCTTGGCGTTCCAGCAACTGCTGCTGATTATCTGCGCGCACCAGGAAAAACTGGCTGGTGGGCTGGAACCCGGTGATGCGCGCTACGGCCTGTGCTTCCTGGAGCAATTGCGGCGGCGCGCCGATCCACTGGCGAATATCGTTCTTGCTGTTGAGCTGCCACAGGCCGGCGGCGCAGAACACCAGCACCGCCACCAGCAGCACTGAACCGGGCACGCGTTTGATCAAGGCGGTACGCAGTTGCCATAGGGCCTGGGCGACACGCAGCGGCCATTGCGCCGGACGCAGCTCCACGCCCTTGAGCAGCGCAGGCAGCAGGCACACCGCACACAAATAAGCCCCCACCAGCCCGGCGGCGGAGAACACCGCGATTTGCGTCAGCGCCGGGAAGGGTGTCCAGGCCAGCGCCAGATAGCCGATGCAACTGGTGGCCAGGCTCAGGCTCAGCCCCGGCAGGGTCAGGCGCAACGCCGGCCAACTGCGCCAGGGTTG
This genomic stretch from Pseudomonas synxantha BG33R harbors:
- a CDS encoding MMPL family transporter: MRSNTTLPSERLLPRLFLILLVAVLALAGWQWRHGAPLSANLMELVPGSTPDALEQQAEQRMQEPLNREMLVLVGHADREQALAVAQQLGERWQASGLFEKVQWNLQADLPALREQLLRGRLSMLSAKDREQLIEQPDAFIQQRVQALFDPFTGFSLVPSQDDWLGLTGRIQNSQPQHGAVQLDIGSGALIAEADGQSWVLVRARTHGNAFDMKLPLQVADLLQASREQAGEDGAQLLAASGLLYAANGQQQATREITWVGGGATIGILLLLLLAFRRWRVLLAFVPVLVGMLFGAVACVALFGHMHVMTLVLGSSLIGVAVDYPLHYLSKSWSLQPWRSWPALRLTLPGLSLSLATSCIGYLALAWTPFPALTQIAVFSAAGLVGAYLCAVCLLPALLKGVELRPAQWPLRVAQALWQLRTALIKRVPGSVLLVAVLVFCAAGLWQLNSKNDIRQWIGAPPQLLQEAQAVARITGFQPTSQFFLVRADNQQQLLERQAALGKRLDQLVNMDKLQGYLALSQLVNLPEEQQQLRDALNTLAQHWQPLLDLGVPVSALQAEVTQLQALPTQDIDAALQGPLAEPWRTLWLGPVDGGVAAMVSLQGLNNPALLRVQALDLPGVQLVDRLGDLNRVFADTQISAAELKLLSCVLIVLLLIVPFGFGGALRIVALPLLAALCSLASLGWLGQPLTLFSLFGLLLVTAISVDYAILMREQIGGPAVSLLGTLLAALTTWLSFGLLAVSSTPAVSNFGLSVSLGLAFSFMLAPWAAQQKHTL